aaatcacaactgaACTGGGATAGAAGTCAACACATCgaagagaaataatatttgGGTAACAATTACATATTTTCCATTGCCCGTTTAGTAATGTGATCTCTTTCAAGCTCTGACTTCTCCTGTTTCAGGTACTCCAGCACTTTTCCTAGCATATCCTCATCCAGGTACTGCCTGTTCTGTGTGTCATCGCTGTCCCCAGCCATGGAAAGCCTTTTGCTGAGCGAGGCCAACTTGGCTGCCTCCTGCGggcccagctgctccctgagggattgctccagcccctcagcttCCTGCAAGTCGCTTTCCGAGGCTGGAACCGGGACCCTTTTCACCTGGTTCATGTTGATCACCTCAGGATATTTGGCCAACACCTTTGCCAAGTAATCGGCCAGCTCTTCGTCCTTCTCGTTCAGTTTCTCGTACTCCATCTGCCTCCTTTCCAAGTCGCTCAGCCAGGCAGCTTTAGGAAACGGGCGTCCTTTCAGTCTTCGGGGAGCGTAAGGCAGCCTTGGCAAATCATTTTCTGGATTAAAACGATTCAGTAAGTAGGAGGGGTTCTGATTAGCGAGGCTGTCGGCTCCCAGGAGACTGACAATATCTTCAATATTGAGGTCTTCGGGTAGGTTTTCGGGCATAACGTTCAGAGGCTGTTTCAGGTACCCATTTTTAGagattacattatttttaaatatatcgCTCTGCCCTAGATTGGTTTCAGCAATCTCGTCGAGGTCTTCTGGGAATTCCATGTCCTGCTCAGCTTCCAACCTTTCGctctgaagctgctttttttctccagctttcaACATGTCTATTAAGTCCTCGGGAGGAATTTGTAAACTCCGTGAGATTTCTATCAGCTGAGCTATAGACTGAGGATTGAATTGCTTATCCAAAAGCATGGGtgctcttttttcctcaagCTCTCCTCCAGTCCTTAGTTTCCTGTTGGCAGCACTGCCCATCAGCCTCTTCAGGTAATAATTCATTAGCTTTGAGACATCCTCTGACATTTGATCTTTATTATCTCTCCTTATTTCATCCTCCAGGAAGCTGAGTTTCCCTGATCTTTTCATTCCATCCTCAATCTCCTCCTCATGTTTGTCAATCTCCTCTTTGCTATCTTTTACCTCTTCCTGGATTTGACTTTCCACTTTTTCCTCTATGGGATTCCAATCTTCCCCTCCGACCACATCTTCGTAGGCGATGTTATTCACTTTATAcacatcatcttcatcatctgTATACAGTTTCTGGTCCTCATCCACTCTTTCTTTCTTGTGGTTACTTGGTCCTGCcatcttccccagctcctggaaCACGGACTCCAGCGTGGCGAGGCTTTGGGGTGTGTACTGTTCCTCCACTATCTCATTCGTACGCTTGAAAGGACTGTCCCTTGAGCTCTCCTCATAGTGCCCCAGTGGCATTTTGAGGTATTTTTGCCATCTCTCAGGCCACTTGTAAGCCTCATAATCGTCACTTATTCCAGCTGGGAAGTTGCTGTCTGGACTCAGTCCGTAGGGTTTGCTTTCCTTGGGGCCAACCTTTGACTCTTTCTCAGCTTGCCGCAGAGCTTCCAACATGACCTTGACCCACTGGGACTCATCTTCAGTCAGGGAATCCCTGACATTATCTGCCAGCTGGACCTgatctttgctttccttctgttgcAGGAGGTAGGGGCCACTTTGATAAGAGCTGTAATCAGGGCTGCTTTCTCCCTTGTTAGCTTGCTTGCGAAGGTCTTCTATGTATTCCAAAGCTTTGATCATGTCAGGATTTGGGAACCTCTGCAAGTTTTTCATCACATAGTCTGGGTCTTTCTGAAGCAACTGATGCTGCTGGAAGGAAGCTGCGTCAACCCCACAGATTACAACAAAGAGAAAGGTGAGAGCACAGGCTGATTCAAGCTGGGAGGTTTTAGGCTTGGCCATGTCTAAAagatttccttgaaaaaaagaaaaagaagaaaaaaagaagcagttaACATATGAAGGCAGACTTGGCAAACTGAGAAGCAAAATAGGTATTGAtcttttaaagtgaaatttATCATGGAGAACACCACCAATACtacacatttttattaattatggAAATCTAACATAACACATACATGGAAGCCATATATTTTGATGGAAACTTGAGGTTTTCTTAACCTTTCCTATTATTCCTCAGTTCTACTAGAAATTTCTTATTTGTGTGCTCAATGTATTTTATGAACACCAGTTTTTCTAGTGGCAACACCAAACTATAAAATACAAGTACTAGAGCAGCTCGTGAAATGCCCATAGAGAAATCCAGATGTCATTTTGACTGTGAAGACGAAGGTTTCAAATGGTAAAATCAGTATATCCATATATTTAAATGCTGCTCAAAAATTTAATATTAGGACTGCACACAGAATTATGATTTTGTGAGATTGCTTCATGGTGCATCTAATTTCATGCCAGGGTAACACCACTGAATGGTGCTAGACTGCAATAAAATTGATGTAATGAAGTGAAGACCATGGCCTTGCGGGTTTATTTCTGTCATTATTTTTAGTCTTATTACTTActtttttgctattttattaaattttttttttttttttttattacaggcCAATTTTAGTTAGGAGGCTCCATTTTCCTATGGACAATGAGTCCCTTTGTGAGGGACAAACTATAATTTATCACAAAGGTACAACATAATTTGACTGAATCCCTTCAAACTCATCTCAGACATGAGCTGGAGCAGTCTGAGCACTGACTTCACTCATCCATTCATTCATTCCTTCAATTCATTCACCTCAGCAGAAATTCAATCAGGTCCCAGGACAGGCAGAAACGTGACCACTGGCAGAAATGAGCTAAATTCAGTTAAAACAGATGAGCAGAAGCCCAGGTCTGGTCAGTCTGCCCAGCTTACACCAGGCaacaatgcaaaattaaaataagattttgacCAGATGAAGAAGattccagcagtgctgcctctgAGGATACAGCTGCCCAAACCCTGTGGGGACCTGAGCTCTCTCCAcccagcaaggagaaaaaatttctGTCACTTATTTCCTGGGAGATGCTCAGGCACTGGTGTGCTGGGGCTGTGAGACAGATCAGACTCTTTTCTGAGCCAGTTACGTGGAGGAATAAAGTACAgtaatgagaaagaaattataaaGATAGAAAACCATTTTGATTAATTGACCTATTTTGGTTCCTATGGTTTTTGGCTTGGTAAAAGCATCCTTGGGATGCTGGTGATTCACAGCAGGCTGGAAGAGCCATCTATATCACTATTTACTCACTACTGTACACAGAAAGGGACCACGAACGTGCTCGTTTCAGCTCACTTGTAAATTTCTCTCCTGTTCTTGTTCCTAACGTAATGTGACTTCACTAAATAATTAAAGCAGTATTTGTTCAGAGAgctaattttttccccctcaggaTGCCTGAGCAAGCTGACAACCACAAGAGCAAATGCTTCCCCAAAACCTTTCTGACTGCTCAAGCCTGGATACATCCAAACATTGATTTAATGAAGGATTACTTTGAAACACCTAATTAGAAAGTCCCACCCTCCAGCTCTGAGTTTGCATTGAAACAGAGCAAatgccttgttttgttttctggaacaGAAAAGGCACTACCCTAGAAATAAGTGTATATcaccatgaagaaaaaatactaaaccaaaccaacaaaaacccaacaccacTTTGCTATCTAGTGCagcaaataaatgaaacaaagtCTTTATTTCTCACCAGAGGTGCTGGTTATGAATGGAGATGGTTTGGATGAGGGGAGCTGTTCCATGGTTATCTGCTGGGTGCCTCCTGCTTACAGAGACCTGGAATTCATCCCCCTTCCCAGCACACCATCATGTGTTGTTACAGCCTCTCTGAGAGTCACCACCACCCCACTAAAGCCAAATGTGTGTAGCCAGGCAAAGTTTAATGAAGTGTTCCTCAAGGATTTTGCTCAGCTGGATATATCCTTTGCAG
The nucleotide sequence above comes from Heliangelus exortis chromosome 9, bHelExo1.hap1, whole genome shotgun sequence. Encoded proteins:
- the SCG2 gene encoding secretogranin-2, coding for MAKPKTSQLESACALTFLFVVICGVDAASFQQHQLLQKDPDYVMKNLQRFPNPDMIKALEYIEDLRKQANKGESSPDYSSYQSGPYLLQQKESKDQVQLADNVRDSLTEDESQWVKVMLEALRQAEKESKVGPKESKPYGLSPDSNFPAGISDDYEAYKWPERWQKYLKMPLGHYEESSRDSPFKRTNEIVEEQYTPQSLATLESVFQELGKMAGPSNHKKERVDEDQKLYTDDEDDVYKVNNIAYEDVVGGEDWNPIEEKVESQIQEEVKDSKEEIDKHEEEIEDGMKRSGKLSFLEDEIRRDNKDQMSEDVSKLMNYYLKRLMGSAANRKLRTGGELEEKRAPMLLDKQFNPQSIAQLIEISRSLQIPPEDLIDMLKAGEKKQLQSERLEAEQDMEFPEDLDEIAETNLGQSDIFKNNVISKNGYLKQPLNVMPENLPEDLNIEDIVSLLGADSLANQNPSYLLNRFNPENDLPRLPYAPRRLKGRPFPKAAWLSDLERRQMEYEKLNEKDEELADYLAKVLAKYPEVINMNQVKRVPVPASESDLQEAEGLEQSLREQLGPQEAAKLASLSKRLSMAGDSDDTQNRQYLDEDMLGKVLEYLKQEKSELERDHITKRAMENM